GAAGCCCAGCACCAGCTGGCTCAGGCAGTGAGCGAAGCAGGGGATGTGGGTGTGGCCACCGTCCTTCGCGGCCTGCTCCACGCCAGGGCTGCCGCCCGAGACCAGGAAGCCGGGGCTCAGGGAGttctgggccagccacagctggaGCTGCTCAGCCAACACCTGCTGCATGCCACCCAGCGCCTGCTCCTCCTGCAGAGCCCGCACGCACAGCACCGCCTGCCTGCGccggctgcagggctggggctggcctgaCTCCGAGCGGGGTGCCAGCCAGTGCGCTGCCAGCGCCAGGTACGCCCCTGCCGGCCCCTGGGCCCACATGTGGGCACTGAGGTGCACCCGGCTGACACTggcctgctgcagctccagggccagGCGCAGGCCGACAGCCTGGCGCAGCTGGGGCACTGCCTTGCGGGAGAAGAAGGCCGGCGAGGGGACGTGGTAGCGCGGGTCAGCCTGCGCCATGAACTGGTGGAAGGGCTTGGCTGAGacgaaggagcagggcagggccatgCCGCAGAGCAGCTCGGCAATGCTGCGGTTCCAGGCCTGCGCTTGCGGGTGGTTGGAGGTGTATTTGCCTGGCACATCCTCGCACCGCTCAGCCAGGCCGGCTTGGTTCTTGCTTGGGAGCAACGGGGCAGCTGAGGTGGGCAGGGCTTCGCCCGCCTTGCCTTCGGGAGGCGCCTCACTCTGCCAGCTGTCACGCAAGGGAACTGGAGCCCCGCCAGGGCTGATGCAGGGCAATCTCAGGGGGTCCGATGCTATGGGCGAGGTGAGAGACAGGTCCTCCACGGGCTCCTCGTCCTCCGCCGGCCCCAGGCTCAGCCTCTCGGACCGGGTGCTGCCGGGAGGAGTGGCAGGGGCGCCAgcagccctcccccgcccccactccagcgGGTGCTTGCCCTCCAGGTGGCGCATGAGGGCCGAGGTGCCGAAGTGGCTGCCCAGTTTGCCACGGCTAACGCTGGCCTGGCACAGGGTGCAGACAGCCCGGCACACATTGCTGCAGTCGATGTAAAAGAACTGCCAGACGGCCGAGGTGGACTTGCGGCGCTTCGTGCCTGGTGGCACCAGCGGGTGGTTGGGGCAGCTGAGCTGCCCGGACTTGGGGAGCCCCTGGCCCACTAGCATCTCCAGGTTGGGTGTGGCCAGGGCCGGCTTGCAGTGCCCTGCTTGGACGCTGCCCTTCctgcccatccccctgccctggggcagcagcTTGCTACTCTCACGGCTTTCCTCCTCGCTGGACTCTGGGGAGGAATCAGTGACTGTGGTgcctgcccttccctgcccctcctcctcctcctcttcctcactggAGTCGCTGATCACGTAGCGGAAGTGGGGGGCACCCTGGGGCACTTGGGGGGGCGCACTGCTGAGGGCTTGGGTGCGGGAACACAAAGCATGGCTGGTGCCAAACACAGTGTCCTGCAAGGGAAACCCCTTTGCCatctgctcttcctcctcctcctcattctcctcctcctcctgggccctgccccctgctctcttcctctgcccccactccagcggGTGCTTGCCCTCCAGATGGCGCTTGAGGGCAGTGGTGTTGCAGTGGCCCCTCAACTTGCCGCGCCCAATGCTAGCCTGGCACAGGGTGCAGACGGCCCGGCAGGGGTCGCTGGCATCCGGGGAGAAGAACTGCCACACCTCGGAGGTGGTCTTGCGGCGCCGGGTGCGGATGGGGAGACCGAAGGCCGGAGGTGTGGTGCGCTTCGCTGCCCATCCCTCCAGGAGAGCCTTGTCTACATCCAGCATGGAGGAAGGGGGTTGCCAGCTGGCCGTGACTCGAGGCTGGCTGCCCGCACCTTGGGGGGCCAGCTCTGCCTTCCTCTTCTCATGGCTCCCTACCCCACAGGCTGCCACGAATCCCAGCTTGCCGCCCTCAtgaccctcctcctcctcgtcactAAACTCCAGCTTGATCTCGATCTCGGGGACGTGCTCGTGGTCGGAACCCAGAGGCAGATGGCGGAGATGGGCATCGGCAGTGCCAGCTATGGCGAAGGGGAAAGCGCCCACGGCACGCTCTGCTACGGCCCGCGGTAAAGTGGCACACACGTCAGGGCTCAGCATGGCCGAGCTGCCAACTGTCCTCCGCTTCCGCAGCTTGCTTTTCTTTACCGGCAACATGCCTAGCGAAAAGGAGCAGGTTCGGTGATGGAAACACCCAGGGTCAACTGGGCAGCTGGCGAGGCAAGTGGTGTCACCCTGGCTCTTACCCGCCACGCCCGGCCaggccctctcctccccctcaacAGGAGACGTACTCGTTGACAGTGGCTGAGCCAGGTGCTGCAGGCCCAAGGTAGGGCGATGCCTCCCAAGCCGGGGAGAGGCAGAGTCCCGTCCGCGCGCGCAGAGCTCAAAGCTGCACTGGTGGCTCGGGTAGGCTGGCAGAGCGGCCTCGGGACTACCAAGAATGCATCAGAGGCTGGGTTCTAGGGGCAGGAGGCCATCAGCTGCAGCTGCTCGTTGATTTCCAGGTAGGTAGCCAGTCTGCTCACAAAGGACGCCGTGAATTCAGTTCATTCCTAAGACCTCAATGGCTCCTCAGCCTCTCCACCTGGCTGCCCCCATCCTGCTGTCTGTCCAGCGGTGTCTGTCCACAGGAAACTACAGCTCGTGCTGTTACCCACTTGTTCTGGGTGAGGCAGTGtgggggtccctgcctggggtCTCTGCAGCAGGGGCTCTGGGTGTCCAGGCCAGGCCCATGCATCCGGAGCTGGGAGCCCGGCTTCTCAGGACACGCCCAGGGACACAATGCTGGGgaagatggagactccaccagttcTGGACCTACAACAGCAGAAAGGAAGCTCAGAACCCTACAAAGCAGCCCAAGGAGAGAAGCTGCCCGTCGCTGCCAAGTCAGGCTGAAGCACATAataacagccacactgggtcagaccaagggtccatttagcccagtatcctgtcttccaacagtggccaatgccaggtacttaagaggaaatgatccatcccctgttgctcattcccagcttctggcaaatagaggttagggacaccatccctgcccatcctggctaatagccattgatggacctatcctccatgaacttatctgattttttttttttaaccctgttatagtcttggccttcacaacatcctctggcaaggagttccacaggttgaccgtgagtcatgtgaaaaaatacttccttttgtttgttttaaacctgctgcctattaatttcatttggtgacccctagttcttgtgttatgaggagtaaatagcacttccttatttactttctccacaccagtcatgatttcatagacctctatcatatccttagtcgtctcttttccaagctgaaaaatcccagtcttattaatcgctcctcatatggaagccatttcatacccctaatcatttttgttgcccttttctgaaccttttccaattccaatatatcttttttgagatgaggcgaccacatctgcatgcagtattcaagatgtgggtctgccatggatttatagagaggcaatatgatattttctgtcttattatctctccctttcttaatgattcccagcattctgtttgcatttttaactgtcgctgcacattgagtggatgttttccgagaactatccacagtgactccaagatttctctcttgagtggtaacagctaatttagaccccatcattttatatgtagagttgggattatgttttccaatgtgcattactttgcatttatcagcactgaatttcatctgccattttgttgcccagtcacccagttttgaaagatccttttgtagctcttcacagtctgcctgggacttaactatcttgagtagttttgtatcatctgcaaattttgccacctcactgtttacccctttttccagattatttatgaatatgttaaataggactggagctagtacagatccctggggaacaccactatttacctctctccattctgaaaactgacaatttattcctaccctttgtttcctatcttttaaccagttgccaATCcatgaggaccttcccttttatcccatgacagcttattttgcttaagagcctttggtgagggaccttgtcaaaggctttctgaacatctaaatacactatatccactggatccccttgtccacctgcttgttgaccgcttcagagaattctagtagatcggtgaggcatgatttccctttacaaaaaccacttTGACTCTCCCCAACAAATTCTGTTCATCTGTATCTCTGACAATATTGTTCAAactagtttgcccggtact
The window above is part of the Chelonia mydas isolate rCheMyd1 chromosome 2, rCheMyd1.pri.v2, whole genome shotgun sequence genome. Proteins encoded here:
- the ZBED6CL gene encoding ZBED6 C-terminal-like protein, with translation MLPVKKSKLRKRRTVGSSAMLSPDVCATLPRAVAERAVGAFPFAIAGTADAHLRHLPLGSDHEHVPEIEIKLEFSDEEEEGHEGGKLGFVAACGVGSHEKRKAELAPQGAGSQPRVTASWQPPSSMLDVDKALLEGWAAKRTTPPAFGLPIRTRRRKTTSEVWQFFSPDASDPCRAVCTLCQASIGRGKLRGHCNTTALKRHLEGKHPLEWGQRKRAGGRAQEEEENEEEEEEQMAKGFPLQDTVFGTSHALCSRTQALSSAPPQVPQGAPHFRYVISDSSEEEEEEEGQGRAGTTVTDSSPESSEEESRESSKLLPQGRGMGRKGSVQAGHCKPALATPNLEMLVGQGLPKSGQLSCPNHPLVPPGTKRRKSTSAVWQFFYIDCSNVCRAVCTLCQASVSRGKLGSHFGTSALMRHLEGKHPLEWGRGRAAGAPATPPGSTRSERLSLGPAEDEEPVEDLSLTSPIASDPLRLPCISPGGAPVPLRDSWQSEAPPEGKAGEALPTSAAPLLPSKNQAGLAERCEDVPGKYTSNHPQAQAWNRSIAELLCGMALPCSFVSAKPFHQFMAQADPRYHVPSPAFFSRKAVPQLRQAVGLRLALELQQASVSRVHLSAHMWAQGPAGAYLALAAHWLAPRSESGQPQPCSRRRQAVLCVRALQEEQALGGMQQVLAEQLQLWLAQNSLSPGFLVSGGSPGVEQAAKDGGHTHIPCFAHCLSQLVLGFLRLHRSIEGTLGAARAICAHFARSPEARRGLAELQRQHGLAPRRLKQEATASWASTYYMLERLLALQPAVQEYVGKCRVGEAGPALSAPQWTLMRRLVELLQPFEMAVREASAAEASLSQVLPQVRYLHIFLQQIRLRFESQAGEGAGSAVRLAESLALQLSSEPRLSEMFHRQEYVLATLLDPRFKGRMDAILPLGSDLDHWKQLLVRKVKELLASPSGCPSSPWNAQPGKAFCVDTALQPLEAEPGPGEPHQDRGLSGMGSAVPPLIQKEKTLTEHLESVGLLASEGRGASLPTESHLACVMVERYLCDNQTIGAREDPLGYWEKRHWLWPALAKLAMLYLSCPPSGAFSERIFTAPDSPFSERRPPQEESAEHLVFLRANLGNFPDYRPPPLICSENDSAGSSSGEEGTRPA